Proteins encoded by one window of Synechococcus sp. WH 7805:
- the folE gene encoding GTP cyclohydrolase I yields MTSTLPVSTNGNGSVSQNGKLPALDSRVSDRIRARLREQDVSFLANDNVADHILPGELDDLQVEVADRVRDLLHALVIDIENDHNTAETAERVAKMYLHEVFKGRYHHQPKVASFPNVKRLDEIYTVGPITVRSACSHHLVPIMGNCWIGIKPGERVIGLSKFTRVADWVFSRPHIQEEAVMILADEIERLCEPQGLGIIIKAQHYCMKWRGVKEPQTSMVNSVVRGDFRHDPSLKQEFFELVRQQEALLST; encoded by the coding sequence ATGACTTCCACTCTTCCTGTCTCCACCAACGGCAACGGTTCCGTATCCCAGAACGGAAAGTTACCTGCTCTAGATTCGCGCGTTTCCGATCGCATCCGTGCGCGATTGCGGGAACAGGATGTGTCGTTTCTAGCCAATGACAATGTGGCTGACCACATCCTCCCTGGGGAGTTGGATGATTTGCAGGTTGAAGTTGCGGATCGTGTTCGTGATCTCCTTCATGCCTTGGTGATCGATATCGAGAACGACCACAACACTGCGGAAACAGCAGAACGAGTGGCGAAGATGTATCTGCACGAAGTTTTTAAGGGTCGCTATCATCATCAGCCAAAAGTTGCAAGTTTCCCTAACGTTAAAAGGCTTGATGAGATTTATACAGTTGGGCCCATCACTGTGCGTTCTGCCTGTTCTCACCACTTGGTGCCGATCATGGGTAATTGCTGGATCGGCATCAAGCCTGGCGAGAGAGTCATTGGCCTCTCCAAATTCACAAGAGTTGCTGATTGGGTTTTTTCAAGACCTCATATCCAGGAAGAAGCTGTGATGATTCTGGCCGATGAGATTGAGCGACTTTGCGAACCGCAGGGTTTGGGGATCATCATCAAAGCCCAGCACTACTGCATGAAATGGCGCGGCGTGAAAGAACCCCAGACCAGCATGGTGAATTCAGTGGTTCGGGGCGATTTCCGTCATGATCCCAGCCTTAAACAGGAATTCTTTGAGCTCGTTCGCCAGCAGGAAGCTCTTCTAAGTACCTAA
- a CDS encoding SDR family oxidoreductase, with protein MPSVLITGASRGIGHAAAKAFAEAGWDLLLVSRSEAALQSLTTELSASGVRVVYQAIDLTDPSVIAPGLQDLLNQGLRPSVLINNAGAAWTGDLLAMPLDRWAWLMQLNLTSVFQVCASVVPAMRPAGGLVINVSSHAARNAFPGWGAYCTVKAALASFTRCLAEEERTNGIRACTLTLGAVDSSLWDSPTVESNFDRRAMLPVNQAAAALLHLAQQPATQVIEDLTLMPATGAF; from the coding sequence CATTTGCAGAGGCTGGTTGGGATCTCCTTCTGGTTTCACGAAGTGAGGCGGCTCTTCAGTCCCTTACGACGGAACTCTCAGCCAGTGGAGTCCGAGTTGTTTATCAAGCCATTGACCTCACTGACCCTTCAGTCATCGCTCCGGGTCTGCAAGATCTCCTCAACCAGGGTCTGCGTCCTTCGGTACTGATCAACAATGCGGGTGCGGCCTGGACTGGTGATCTGCTTGCCATGCCTCTTGATCGTTGGGCGTGGCTCATGCAGCTCAATCTCACAAGCGTTTTTCAAGTCTGTGCAAGCGTGGTTCCGGCCATGCGTCCCGCGGGCGGTCTTGTTATCAATGTCAGCAGCCATGCGGCACGTAACGCGTTCCCAGGTTGGGGGGCCTACTGCACTGTTAAAGCTGCTCTGGCAAGTTTCACTCGCTGTTTAGCAGAAGAGGAGCGGACGAATGGGATCCGCGCTTGCACGCTCACCCTCGGAGCTGTTGACTCGTCACTCTGGGATTCGCCCACAGTGGAGAGCAATTTCGACCGCCGTGCCATGCTTCCCGTGAATCAGGCAGCTGCCGCGCTCCTGCACCTTGCTCAGCAACCCGCCACTCAGGTCATCGAAGACCTCACCCTGATGCCGGCCACCGGCGCATTCTGA